From a region of the Roseobacter litoralis Och 149 genome:
- a CDS encoding ParB/RepB/Spo0J family partition protein: MTKQDPIPTDTGSIELVPLDALTLSDLNPRKSVSDAHIDTLAASIARFGLIQNLAGLRTKKGRVEIVAGGCRLRALQKIAAEAETPAPVTVPVRITEDAEEAAIWANAENAAREALTPADEIRAFGAMTAKGATVPDIALAFATSEARVYQRLALAALPAPVIDALAAGEITLGAAKAFTLSEDAALTLALLEQIKGQPISEAQLKSALTPEAVTGSDRRALFVGQEAYEAAGGAITRDLFSQAVYFTDPALLDDLFDERLEAARAALVADAGWLWAEAKREPWLNYYEIDQAKLTRLYPVEGDLSDAEAEDYDRLAEMCEAGVLDADGEARLADLQSTLDGSYTEDQKRVSGCLILVNQSGEVEITAGLVRPENKDVALAAGVLTAPDRPAPAPKSPYSQKLRTDMQAIRLAAVQSALLAKPDLVLDLLAFGLSEASGSFESLFDLRLGRPNNVPSIEDGFDREPRLDHGLDPTAAWQTGTRVDDLEEAFAAFRASGKKARNAVLTEAFARALPDQAGDEGFFAAIAAEAKADIRAHWTPTAENFFSRVSAGVLTDLLCTFLDCDTRDARVVSFGKLKKAEKAEKLEKLIGDATTQKLMGLTSEQKDELAIWVPDCL, translated from the coding sequence ATGACCAAGCAAGACCCAATCCCCACCGATACAGGCAGCATCGAACTGGTGCCGCTGGACGCCCTCACGCTCTCGGACCTCAATCCGCGCAAGAGCGTCTCGGATGCCCATATCGATACGCTTGCGGCCAGTATCGCCCGCTTCGGACTGATCCAGAACCTTGCAGGCCTGCGCACAAAGAAAGGCCGCGTCGAGATCGTCGCGGGCGGATGCCGCCTGCGGGCATTGCAGAAGATCGCCGCCGAGGCCGAAACCCCGGCCCCGGTCACCGTCCCGGTGCGCATCACCGAAGATGCCGAGGAAGCCGCCATCTGGGCCAATGCCGAAAATGCCGCGCGTGAAGCCCTGACCCCGGCGGATGAAATCCGCGCCTTTGGAGCAATGACGGCCAAGGGCGCGACGGTGCCCGATATCGCGCTGGCCTTCGCCACCAGCGAGGCCCGCGTCTATCAGCGGCTGGCCCTTGCCGCCCTGCCCGCTCCGGTCATTGACGCGCTTGCCGCAGGCGAGATCACCCTCGGCGCGGCCAAGGCCTTCACCCTGTCGGAGGATGCGGCGTTGACGCTCGCGCTTCTCGAGCAGATCAAGGGGCAGCCGATCTCGGAGGCGCAGCTGAAATCCGCGCTCACCCCCGAAGCGGTGACCGGCAGTGATCGGCGCGCGCTCTTTGTCGGCCAAGAGGCCTATGAGGCCGCAGGCGGCGCGATTACGCGGGACCTGTTTTCGCAGGCGGTCTATTTCACCGATCCGGCTCTGCTGGATGATCTCTTTGACGAACGGCTCGAGGCGGCCCGTGCCGCGTTGGTGGCGGATGCGGGCTGGCTCTGGGCCGAGGCCAAACGCGAGCCATGGCTCAACTACTATGAAATCGACCAAGCCAAGCTGACACGGCTCTACCCGGTCGAGGGCGATCTGAGCGACGCGGAGGCCGAGGATTACGACCGGCTGGCCGAGATGTGCGAGGCGGGTGTGCTCGACGCGGACGGCGAGGCGCGGCTGGCCGATCTGCAATCCACCCTCGACGGCTCATACACCGAAGATCAGAAGCGCGTCTCCGGTTGTCTTATCCTTGTAAATCAATCGGGTGAGGTGGAGATCACCGCCGGTCTGGTGCGCCCCGAAAACAAGGACGTGGCCCTCGCGGCGGGCGTTCTTACAGCCCCCGACCGCCCTGCCCCCGCGCCGAAATCGCCCTACTCCCAGAAACTGAGGACCGACATGCAGGCGATCCGGCTGGCGGCGGTGCAATCGGCCCTTCTGGCCAAGCCGGACCTTGTGCTCGATCTTCTGGCCTTCGGCCTGTCGGAAGCCTCCGGGTCGTTCGAAAGCCTCTTTGATCTGCGCCTCGGACGTCCCAACAACGTCCCGAGCATCGAGGATGGGTTTGACCGTGAGCCGCGGCTTGATCACGGTCTCGACCCGACCGCCGCGTGGCAGACCGGTACCCGTGTCGATGATCTGGAGGAGGCCTTCGCCGCCTTTCGGGCCAGCGGCAAGAAGGCCCGCAACGCGGTCCTCACCGAAGCTTTCGCGCGCGCCCTACCCGATCAGGCCGGGGACGAAGGTTTCTTTGCAGCCATCGCCGCCGAGGCCAAGGCCGATATCCGTGCCCACTGGACGCCCACGGCGGAGAATTTCTTTTCGCGCGTCTCCGCCGGGGTGCTGACCGACCTGCTCTGCACCTTCCTCGACTGCGATACCCGCGACGCGCGCGTGGTGTCCTTCGGCAAGCTCAAGAAGGCGGAAAAGGCCGAGAAGCTGGAAAAGCTGATCGGCGATGCAACCACGCAGAAACTCATGGGGCTGACCTCCGAGCAGAAAGACGAGCTGGCGATCTGGGTCCCGGATTGCCTCTGA